Within Wyeomyia smithii strain HCP4-BCI-WySm-NY-G18 chromosome 2, ASM2978416v1, whole genome shotgun sequence, the genomic segment GGGAAGATGAGTaaaatccacctaaaagtgagatagaaaatttcctTTTTCATCAGATTGAGAATACGCAGACGTGTTCAGAGCCATGAAATTGCGTCATTTTGCTACTTTTTGACGTTTATTATCCATTGAAGTAAATGATCAAAACGTTCAGGTTATGTGTTCATCTTTTTTTCGCCTGATATTTCTAACTCATTTTCTAATTTCATCTGATTTTTTACATCTACGAATTCTATGTAACTTCGTTCAATCGAATTTGCATGTTACATTGTATGGTTGTGGCAAAGGTTGCAAAGTCAGGGGAAAAACATAGTCCTGTTCATGTCATGCTCAGATTTAATTCGCTGTAGGTCGAATTCGCGTTATGAAAATTATGCGCGTTGATGCTGGAGTACTTGTCAATCTGTTCTGCTTTGTTTCTAatcataatttaaaatttgatataaCATTTTCATCGAGCAGGATTTATTTCCACCCACGTTGTTTTGATTCGACGGTGAAGTGGTACTCTtagggccggatttaggtgctggggggTCCGGGGCGGATATTTTTGTGgagccctcttttcttaaaacatgaGGTTATGTTTCGCTGTAAAGTGATGAGCGAAAAAAAAGGTCTTCACTCTGGCTTCACGTCTACCCCAGGACTAGGGGTGGGCCCTTAGAATCGCGAGGCCCGGAGCATTTGCCCTCCCGGGTCTGGATACTCTACCTATAACCGTGTTCTAGtaactttcaaaattattttcgaaagACTTCAAATCTATTGAACAATGCTTCTCTTCAAGGTTATCAATTATTGAATAAAACAGAGAGTTACTAAAATTTTCCGTTTCATACCATCAAATGGATTACACTCGATATTCCAAAACCttttgcaaaaaatacattggcataagaCAGGCTATCTAAATTTTACGTTAAGCATGCGGTAGTGTCTTACAAACAACGTAttcaacaaattttcaaaataattttttagttgCTAAAACTCTCCTGAACAAATCGAAGTAGACACTCTTAAGAAAacaaagtttttctaacaaaagcTAACTTGCAACAAATCTGAAATGACCATctcttttgatatttttaaatggattttttttcagtgtattatttttcaatgaaagcTCAGAAAATCCTCTAAAAATCATTCCTAGACAACTTCTCTCGTcattattatttaaataaacCGAACCGAGACACGACCTAAAGGttaaaatacgttaatacactaactaCATCTGTCTTGTgatgccccagttgcactgaaTGAACATTGCCGCATAGATATTTTATCGCGTGATTGGTTTATCATTGACGCGAGCgtcacatagcgggagcattatcACTTACAGTTAGATGACGGGTTCAAgtttgtaataataattattttcataaataatttTCCAACTTGTAAATTGATGCCTTAAAAATCTGGATTattcaataaataaaaacaggaaaaaatgaTTCTAATTGAGCCTAAGAATAATAGTAGTACCgtagaatggggtgaaattgatcagtggggtgaaattgatcacctgaaaatatgtgataaaaaatactaatcaaaagatgtTGCTCTTACAATACTAggtaatgttaacgtgtccctaaacgcaacttttgcattattcccatacctgtcaaagttatcCCTTGCATGCTCGGTGCAATTTTCCATATTTCCGAAAatttcttctaactcagtcaaaactcaatcgaatttgatcaaacaagtttcaaaataacaaaaaaaatattgtgttCAGGTTAGACATAAAATTCTAAACAATTGCTTAGAATTCAGCAGTGAACGCACTCTGCGTTGAGGCCCATTTTTTGTGTAGACTACACCTTGCACACACACTGGTAGGAATTGGGCAATATTTATAGAGTGGTTTCGCTGGCTGTAGTTTAGCTGCAATAAAATTGTCGGATTAAGTAGATCGCCTGAAATAAAGGTCAAAGTTAATAAATTTGAAGTGAAAGTTTAGTGAGTCTAAAACTACTTAACGGTGTAATCACTTACCCGAAGAAAGTGCCCCTCTGGATCATCTGCTGCGGGTTGCTGGTTGCTGTTAGTTGCTGTTCTGCTGTCTGCTGCTGGCCCTGCTTGTTAGTGCATCGATCGACGGAGTCTCGATCAACCGCACATTCATTGGATAGCTTGGCAGGTATTTTTGAGCTGCGATCTGGACGTTAATCGCAACATATTTctggtgccgtgaccaggataGACGATCCTGGAACCTGCCGTGGCCGTGCGCGCTATTTTCAACATTCTATCCACCGTCGCACGCTTTGTTAAAGCGTGAAAGGATTTTCCGCCATCATTGGACGCTGTTGGCAGAACAAATATCTAATTGTTCGGAACCGCCATCGCAATTCTTCAGAGGGAACTTATTGTTACCATTGTGGATTCATCCGACGCCTGCTGCTTCTGGCCATTTGGAGCTTTACTACAAATTGTATCGTTTCTACAAGGAATCTTCAGCTACCGTTTGGAACGGCGATTCGTTTGCGGAGTTTGTAATGAAATACAAGGCATATTTCAGCCTTGGCAAAGGTTAGTACCTTTCCAAGAACTTATCATTTCTATCGCCAGTGCTACCTGGTCGTCTTTTCGCAGAAACTGGTCTGCATTTTATTGTTGCTGCTTCACCTGGCGACGCGAATCCGGCGGTGTTAATCCGCTGCGGTACGACGAGTTGCCGCTTATTGGCGTCCGGTGACGCTCATCTTCTCAAGTGGTTCTCCTGCTTACAATGGACGACGATCGGAGAATTCAACAACTAAACGCTAGGCAGACAACACTGCTCGCTTCGATTCATCGCACCGATTTGTTCCTGCAAGAATACGTGCCGGAACGGGATTCCTTCGAGGTTGCTCTGCGGCTGGAAAATTTGAAAGTGCTGTGGCAAGGACTAGAGGAGGTCCAAAGTGAGCTGGAAATACTGGAGACAACGAATGGCGCGATGGTAAGAAACCTACAGTTTCGATCCGACTTCGAACCCAAACTTTTCAGAATAAAAGCTGGCCTAATTTCCAAAATACCTGCTTCTCCTTCTGCGGCGCATCTCCCTCAAAATCCTCCCACTCTTTCGCACTCTGGTTTGGCTGGTCTCAAGCTTCCGACTATTTCTCTTCCCGAATTCGCTGGTGATTACCAAGATTGGCTCGCATTTCACGATACTTTTTTAGCGCTAATCCACTCTAATCAGGAAGTGGCCGATATTCAAAAATTTCACTACTTGCGTGCTGCTGTGAAGGGTGACGCTGCACAGGTAATTGAATCGATTTCCATTAGCTCTGCTAACTATCGGCTAGCCTGGGAGGCCCTTGTTTCTCGCTATTCAAATGAGTATTTGTTGAAGAAACGTCATCTGCAGGCTTTTTTAGAAACACCAAGAATGGCGGAGGAATCCGCTACGGCGCTACATGGACTGGTGGATGAATTCGAGAGGCACACTAATGTACTGAGACAACTGGGAGAACCAACCGATGCATGGAGCACAATGCTGGAGCATCTGCTATGCACCAGACTTCACAATGAAACGCTCAGATTATGGGAGGACCATGCGTCTACGCTACCAGACCCTACGTACACGAACCTCATCGAATTTTTGCAACGTCGAATTAGAGTGCTGGAATCCATTTAGGTGAACTGTGATGCTGTTCAATCCATTTCAGGTTCACATACTGCTCCAATGGTTAAGCATGGGCCTTCCGATAAAAATGGAAAATCATCGCATCTGAAAATGGTCGCACATGCCGTTACGGAACCTTCCCAGAAGAAATCAAATGTGGGAGGTCGGACAGGCATTCAGTGGCGAGAACTGAAGAAGTTGCCTCTTCAGGAAAGATTGAATCACGTTAATCGAAAGCGTTTATGCTTTAACTGCTTGCGTAGTGACCACTACGTGAGCAATTGTCCCATCCAAAATAGCTGTCGGATTTGTCAAGAGCGACATAACACCGTACTACACCCGGGTTACTTGGAAGGCATCCGGAAAGATACTGCGGTATCAGGAGGTACAAGGCCTCTACCCACTGCTCAAACAAACGTGACCACTACGCAGAAGCAACCGGAGTTGAATACGGCAACTGTCGAAACCTACCTGGCTGCAGCTTCAACGCAATCTCATCGGTCTGGTAATGTGTTTATGCTTACCGTTATTCTTGTCATCGTCGATGCATACGGGCAACATCACTTTGCTTGGGCACTGTTGGATTCTGCATCCCAGCCCAATCTGCTCACTGAGCGCAACTTCTCAAGCTTAAACGTAAAAGGGTAAAGGTGCAACTTCAAGGTCCTGGCGGAATAGGCATTCGCGCCAAGGACACGGTCACAACACGAATTCGTTCACGCAAGGAATCTTTTGCTCTTGATGTTGAGTTTCTCATTCTACCACAGGTTACTGCTGACTTACCTGAGAGGAACGTATCCATTGCTGACTGGAGTATTCCCAAGGATCTTTTCTTGGCTGATCCTACCTTTAACGAACGAGGTTCAATCGACATGATTATTGGTTTACCACACTTCTTTGACTGTTTTAGATCACCAGCACGAATTCGCATTGCAAGGGACCTTCCCGAGATGGTGGACAGTGTCTTTGGATGGATTGTGGCTGGATCTGGTGATTTGATTCCTGCTTCCCCGGAAACCGTGCAGTGCAACGTGACTGCTATTTGTCTTACCACATTCGAAGAAAGTTTGGAACGGTTCTGGAAAGTGGAGGAATTACCTTCGCGCGATGATTACTCGGCGGAGGAACGCGAATGTGAAAATTTATACACGTCGACCGTGGCAAGAGATCGCAGTGGGCGCTACATAGTTCGTCTACCACGGCATCCTAATTTCCATAGCATGTTGGGCGAATCCAAGGCTGCTGCACTGCGAAGATTTAGGCTGTTGGAGCAGAGATTAGAACGAGAAGCGGAAATGAAGGAGGAGTACCATCGATTCATGCGTGAGTACATTTCACTTGGTCATATGCGATTGCTCGGTATGAACCAGCACTCctccggtaatttttatcttccTCACCACCCCGTCGTAAAGGAATCCAGCACCACGACAAAGGTGCGTGTAGTCTTCGATGGTTCTGCAAAATCATCTACTGGAGTATCGTTGAACGAGACACTTCTCACTGGACCGGTTGTCCAGGACGACTTACTGTCGATTGTCCTCAGATTTCGGAAATTTCCTGTGGCACTAGTGGCTGACATCGAGGAAATGTACCGGCAAGTTCTAATTCACCCTGAAGATACACCTTACCAACGCATCCTGTGGCGATTTAACGAGTCTGACCCAATACAAACCTACGAGTTACTAACCGTCACTTACGGTTTAGCGCCATCTTCTTTCCTGGCTAAGAGAACACTCCAGCAGCTGGCCGACGACGAAGGGACTGCGTACCCGCTGGCTGATCCTATATTACGCAAGATTTTTTATGTAGATGATTGCCTCGGAGGCGCGCAATCAGTTGATGAAGCCTTGCAGCTGCGACACGAATTGACCGAACTGTTGAGCAAAGGCGGACTTACCTTACGAAAGTGGACATCGAACAAACTTGAGGTACTGCAGGGGCTGTCATCAGAACAAATTGGAAAGCAATCATCATTTGTATTTGCACCGCACGAATCTGTAAAGGCTCTGGGAATCGGCTGGGAGCCTGAGACAGATGAGCTTCGATTCGAATCGAAAATTTCTAGCAGGAAGGCGCCAGAAAGATCAATTTTATCTTCCATTTCGCAGCTTTTCGATCCGCTAGGACTAATTGCCCCTGTGGTCATTCGGAGTAAAATGTTTATGCAGGAGTTGTGGTTGGCCCACTGCGATTGGGATCAACCTGTGCCGAACGCTATACAAGAAAAATGGAAAACCTATCATCGTGACCTAGCCGGCATAGCAGAATACCGCATCGACCGTTATGCATTTCTACCCAATGCGAAAGTTCAGCTACACACCTTTTCGGATGCATCTGAAAGTGTCTACGGAGCTTGTGTTTACGCGCGATCTACAGACACGCATGGCAACGTAAGGGTCAAATTATTAGCGTCTAAATCACGAGTCGCACCATTAGATCGAATCACACTCCCCAGGCTCGAGCTGTGTGCAGCAGAAATTGCATCGCAGCTGTATGCACACGTTAAAACCGCTCTGCAACTGGAAATTTCGGATGCCCGCTTTTGGTCGGATTCTACCGTCACGATTCAGTGGTTGCAAGCGCCACCTCGTACATGGAAGACGTTTGTTGCCAACCGGGTATCTAAGATACAAACCCTGACACACGGCTATCGATGGACTCATATACCAGGGAAGGACAATCCCGCTGACTTGGTTTCCCGAGGAATGGCAGTTGGCGAATTTGTATCGAGTGAGTTGTGGAAGTATGGACCAACTTGGCTTCGGTTACCTGAAGAAAAATGGCCTGCACCTTTCCCGCTGCATGTACCAGTCGACAACATCGAAGCCCGGAAGGTAGTTGCTACAATGGTTCGCGCTTAACCGGCTGTTAATTCCATATTTCTCCGGTACTCGTCATTCACGCTGCTTGTACGAGTCACTGCTCATTGTCTGCAATTTATTCGTCTGACACGGCTAAGAGCTCGAACCAATCCACAATCCAGACCAGGTACCAGCCAGCTTTTGTCTGTAACGCAATTAGAAGAAGCAAAAGTGCGATTAATCCAGATTGCCCAAGCAGATGAATTCAGCCAGGAGATTAAAGAACTTCAAGCGCAAAAACCGCTACATAAACAATCGCAAATTCGTGCACTTAATCCTTTCATAGACCAGCAAGGAACTATCAGAGTGGGGGGGAGGTTGAGACTGTCTGACCAGCCATATTCCTATAAACATCCATCCCTTTTGCCCAGCTTTCACCCACTGTCCAAATTAATCGCTAAATTCTACCATCTGAAACTGCTACACGGTGGTGGCCAACTAACACTTGCCGCCATGCGCGAAACATATTGGCCAGTTCGAGGCAAACGACTTGTGAGAAGTGTGATTAGAAATTGCCTCCCATGTTTACGAGCCAATCCCGTTCCGGCCCAACAACGCACAGGTCAACTTCCGATACCCCGTGTTACACCGAGCCGACCGTTCACCGTTACCGGTGTTGATTATGCCGGTCCCGTCTACTTGCGCCCTCCACATAAGCGCGCATCCCCAACGAAAGCCTGCATCTTCGTTTGTTTCTCAACTAAAGCCGTCCACATTGAGTTGGTTTCGGATCTCACTACTTCGGCCTTTTTAGCAACATTTCGACGTTTTTCCTCTCGCAGAGGATTGCCGGCGCACGTACACTCCGACAACGGTAAAAATTTCGAAGGGGCGCGAAACGAAATAACCGAGCTGTACCTGTGGTTGAACAGCAAACGAAACAGAGAAGGGATCGAAACAAACCTAGCCAACAATGGCGTAACGTGGCATATGACACCCCCCAAGACACCCCACTTTGGTGGCCTTTGGGAGGCAGCGGTAAAAAGTGCgaaaaaaacatctgcatcggcAATTAGCTAACACTCGTCTGTCTTTCGAAGACATGGCTACGGTTTTGACACAAATCGAATCATGAACTCGCGACCGCTAACACCACTTACCGAGGACCCTAACGATTTTTCTGCGTTGACACCGGCGCACTTCTTGGTGGGAACCACACTGCATGCGCTGCCAGAACCAGACCTGCGATGCCTTCCGATCAACCGCCTGGATCACTATCAACAGCTACAGCAAATACATCAGCAGTTTTGGCACAGGTGGAGAACCGAATATTTGCACGAGCTCCAGAAGGATCACAAGATTTGCCAGGCAAATGAAGATATCGTCCCCGGTCGCTTGGCACTTGTCGTAGATGAGCTTCAAGTACCGCTGAAATGGCCACTGGCTAGGATCGTCGGTGTTCAATCTGGTGCGGATAAACTTGCTCGAGTTGTCATCCTAAGAACGAGCAAAGGTATCATTTAGAGGCCGATCGTCAAAGTCTGCTTGTTGCCTATTAATGCTGCTGGAACTCCTGTTCCAGAGCCTGCCGCTGAGATGGACATCCAGCAAAACGACACCttggagaaaaatcagtaaattttgtagtttttaagtATGCTGAAACGAGAAGAGGAGAATAtagttagaaaaattgtaaaatttgatttGTGCCACAAGAACAGCGAAACGTGGAACttattttgattgaaaatgtcATTTGTCAAGGTGGTGGCGATGTTCAGGTTAGGCATAAAATTCTAAACAATTGCTTAGAATTCAGCAGTGAACGCACTTTGCGTTGAGGCCCATTTTTTGTGTAGACTACACCTAGCACACACACTGGTAGGAATTGGGCAATATTTATAGAGTGGTTTCGCTGGCAGTAGTTTAGTTGCAATAAAATTGTCGGATTAAGTAGATCGCCTGAAATAAAGGTCAAAGTTAATAAATTTGTGAGTTAAGTGAAAGTTTAGTGAGTCTAAAACTACTTAACGGTGTAATCACTTACCCGAAGAAAGTGCCCCTCTGGATCATCTGCTGCGGGTTGCTGGTTGCTGTTAGTTGCTGTTCTGCTGTCTGCTGCTGGCCCTGCTTGTTGGTGCACCGATCGACGGAGTCTCGATCAACCGCACATTCATTGGATAGTTTGGCAGGTATTTTTGAGCTGCGATCTGGACGTTAATCGCAacatattgaatttacttaaagtaatcatAATTGAGGGTTATTTACGTTAAATtaggagaagtgagtaaagtttcataaaagctcaaaaaatgtaattttcaacaatgatcattccataccattaatgAAATattgatgaattcgcaggaaaccacgaagattttaatttcagagctagtttttgagcttttgcaacaaaccgaattgaaatcggtctaacgacgatcaaataagagcaaatttagcaacaagcagctcgtgaatcaaaataaacaaattttaaccagaaatatcgttattttcgcttctaaactagctgtaaatgatatttttcagtacagaagtcatcatttatctttagcatatcgaaaaaaagcacattgccaaaagaatgtatgtttcaatggtgatcaatttcaccccaatttacctcatagtaccttatagaattatcgaatttatttcataaagaagacgatagaaattttaccaatagccatagaggtttactggagaaCATACCAgcacttgttttaaaattatactatttcggaaaaaatgtacatgaagctagttaattggaaattgttataaaaaattgatcaatttcaccccgttccatggtacatattgtcatctttaa encodes:
- the LOC129720474 gene encoding uncharacterized protein LOC129720474, which codes for MVKHGPSDKNGKSSHLKMVAHAVTEPSQKKSNVGGRTGIQWRELKKLPLQERLNHVNRKRLCFNCLRSDHYVSNCPIQNSCRICQERHNTVLHPGYLEGIRKDTAVSGGTRPLPTAQTNVTTTQKQPELNTATVETYLAAASTQSHRSGNVFMLTVILVIVDAYGQHHFAWALLDSASQPNLLTERNFSSLNVTADLPERNVSIADWSIPKDLFLADPTFNERGSIDMIIGLPHFFDCFRSPARIRIARDLPEMVDSVFGWIVAGSGDLIPASPETVQCNVTAICLTTFEESLERFWKVEELPSRDDYSAEERECENLYTSTVARDRSGRYIVRLPRHPNFHSMLGESKAAALRRFRLLEQRLEREAEMKEEYHRFMREYISLGHMRLLGMNQHSSGNFYLPHHPVVKESSTTTKVRVVFDGSAKSSTGVSLNETLLTGPVVQDDLLSIVLRFRKFPVALVADIEEMYRQVLIHPEDTPYQRILWRFNESDPIQTYELLTVTYGLAPSSFLAKRTLQQLADDEGTAYPLADPILRKIFYVDDCLGGAQSVDEALQLRHELTELLSKGGLTLRKWTSNKLEVLQGLSSEQIGKQSSFVFAPHESVKALGIGWEPETDELRFESKISSRKAPERSILSSISQLFDPLGLIAPVVIRSKMFMQELWLAHCDWDQPVPNAIQEKWKTYHRDLAGIAEYRIDRYAFLPNAKVQLHTFSDASESVYGACVYARSTDTHGNVRVKLLASKSRVAPLDRITLPRLELCAAEIASQLYAHVKTALQLEISDARFWSDSTVTIQWLQAPPRTWKTFVANRVSKIQTLTHGYRWTHIPGKDNPADLVSRGMAVGEFVSSELWKYGPTWLRLPEEKWPAPFPLHVPVDNIEARKTSKELSDFHPLSKLIAKFYHLKLLHGGGQLTLAAMRETYWPVRGKRLVRSVIRNCLPCLRANPVPAQQRTGQLPIPRVTPSRPFTVTGVDYAGPVYLRPPHKRASPTKACIFVCFSTKAVHIELVSDLTTSAFLATFRRFSSRRGLPAHVHSDNGKNFEGARNEITELYLWLNSKRNREGIETNLANNGVTWHMTPPKTPHFGGLWEAAVKSAKKTSASAIS